One segment of Clostridium botulinum DNA contains the following:
- a CDS encoding GH36-type glycosyl hydrolase domain-containing protein: MKKNNSYGLRRNILRELNQGFSCIDENFKYFKKLSKGRNKVLGAAEWLIDNIYLIEKEYKAIKKEMPIDYFKSLPSITEFNDNADHNKSYRINNSFKSKNFYEERGYEKKGYNEVENELPRIFVVAKMYVDMGGDVDYESFIKYINKIQEENLGISVDSNNVSKKLFTSIDNSRNNLDGTQNAIDIINKDMAFTMGELWAFPLMIKVAIIINLSQYTNELVDIQKEILQGKIVADRVVDAISNNNLNEELENINAKVSPLFLREFFRTLRDNSIENKNIYDFVRIKWGIDEDLNNYTTRSDLREEFLERYIGNYITSIRKIENISWRNFFENTSLVDRILREDPVDAYGSMDFESKDYYRHKLENIARITNENELKVAHNALQLSIKNKNENKEYYKCHVGYYLIDNGISELDGYYNNVNHAISEGAYLAINILGTFLISALFLFIISLGGVKYTKVEYLILFLVSIIPINEIIIGLTNWIVSKTVPIRLVPKMDFSEGIPDNCKTVVVIPAIVNCKEKVKSLMEKLEVAYCGNKDKNIYFALLSDFADSNFQVEENDKEIIKCGIECARKLNNKYSKDKWKSNNNEARFFFFSRERIYNKKQNVFMGRERKRGKLMEFMALIRGKTDHTYNVLSSEIKILKDVKYLITLDEDTFMPRESTFKLIGAMSHILNVPYVKDNEVLRGYGVMQPKVSISLESKNQTYFSNIFGGEGGVDGYSVAYSDTYQDLFGQGSFTGKGIINIDEFYTVLNTSIKDDRILSHDLLEGALARCALVSQVEFIDGYPAFYESSCRRLHRWVRGDWQLIGWLFSKKISSLNKWKIFDNLRRSLLAPNVLIALILSLTILNGRSQIALLCFLALMNSLVFTVTDFVVTPKNKLMGTFKSFQQILLIFTFIPYQAFLMVDAIIRTLFRLCISKKNLLEWQSSDSVEKKYSNTFKSYLKRMWIAPIMGLLVLYLSIYNPIGVIVYSAIVAALWIISPYVAYCISRKISENKMILGDEEIVYLRKISRRIYAYYEDFVNKENNYLAPDNYQEKPFKGIAHRTSPTNIGMGLVSNVVAYDLGYITMMELIDKTEMILNSMKDLQMVNGHYLNWYDTKTKAPLWPRYVSTVDSGNLLGDLWVVKQAIEELKDKKVIRINELMSLKDIYNIIEIDETSIETIFDSNINIGEYKDVLSKILVQQSLTQCEEDNADNKNKAYLHGKSNEESDYWRHKFFEETNRKLEYYNYIFDGLEKLYSGEFFEGVPRLRDLIDNCEDYKNELGDNFNNTIEKKINNFKIYYRKIDNIIKDINMISENMDFRFLYDKTRQLFFIGYNVDEDSLGNSYYDLLASESRIASFVAIAKNDVTISHWFKLGRSMTNAFHTHSLVSWSGTMFEYFMPSLIMKNYPKTLLSQTYKSVIKAQKSFSKQKKTPWGISECAFYKFDVDENYQYKAFGIPGIGLKRGLEDEIVISPYSTLMTLPFSKNDGVKNLRKLEEIGCLGVYGFIEAIDYTKAREDKYVIKNVLDTNNQDSHLIGSDKKTLNDESIVESVYNDGIKPNRIMTYMVHHLGMSLMALDNVLLNDILVNRFHSLPEVKATELLLKEKIPHNVTFERNEDFSIKNEYFEGENLIPRKFKGTNQENPEVLLLSNGEYSSMITVAGSGYSKKNDMMLYRWKGNTTSDDSGMFFYIKNLNSNDYWSSTFEPCKNYGEKYVTEFNLDKAKFNRKDGNIETQMEVVVSPDEDFEVRKITLNNLSDKGRSLEITSYMEVTLTTFSADAVHQAFSNLFVQTEYDNNENVLIGSRRGRAKGTKIPYIFHKVIVNGELEGSISYETSRINFIGRNRELKFPLAMDNDKSLENTVGTVLDPIMSIRARIRLEGNSKKEIYFITGTTDSRESAIDICKQNKEVVNLEKAFEGYSIRTQLELKNLGIRSAQANIFQSLASYIFFLHSGRKDREEYIKNISKYQKDLWSYGISGDLPIVFLTIENIDDINLVSNMLNLHYYLKLKGVKLDLIIYNNEEISYDEPLQKNIMQLINTSNEGNSLNILGGIFVHNKATMDEKVKDLITGIARLYIDSKKGSILEQIAKIEELKVNSINEFSRYKESVNEESYKRNNNNILDDNHKENSMSQCKNDLLEKRSNKIETKNLEEEAKSININYKLEVADEVIPNLDDNTTEYKEYDHDIDFLEEQDLINGVKISGIKDGIGKSVNKEDLNIEKFDEYFNMNDLDFFNGYGGFSKLDNSYLIKLSNLKNTPAPWINVISNDDFGFHISESGSSYTWCGNSRENKITPWSNDYIRDPLGEALYIRDDHSYNYFSITPKPVRDSGDYFIKHSFGYSEFSHTAYDLKGKLEVFAPKKEKIKIQKVTLENLSENDREISLFYYAKLVMGVYEYDSARYVSTYIHGEFEKNSNINIKREESNSDSYVYHNGFIRGCNPYSEYFGKFNSYLTILGGENLSFTGDSKEFIGTNGEVSSPKALDNENLSNRCGGIYDPCLAVTTKIKLKKGEKKELLILFGEEEKENIEKVIEKYEVKGNADIELEKVKEYWKNFLGNIQVKTPDKSFNYLLNGWLLYQTLSCRYLSRSAFYQSGGAYGFRDQLQDSMALGVVDPEIPKAQILRSASRQYVEGDVQHWWHPVVNSGIRTRFSDDLLWLPYVTAEYINSTGDYEILQETAPYLEDEPLRDGEDERYTIVNQSSKEGTIYEHCLRAIEKALKFGIHNIPLMGSGDWNDGMSTVGNNGKGESVWLGWFLYSILESFIKIAQIKEDEETKAYYEERKEFIKDNLEKNAWDGGWYRRAYFDDGTPLGSRENPECQIDSLAQSWAIISGATKIKSDSELNIGEANYNSNKDYVGTAEQYSKRSFEAMEAVDKNLVKKDKGLILLLAPPFSDSYLEPGYIKGYVPGVRENGGQYTHAAAWVILALTKLGLGDKAIKYYNMINPINHTKTELECSIYKLEPYVMAADVYIKEPHGGRGGWSWYTGASGWMYRVGIEDILGLKRVEDKGYKINPCIPKLWNEFEIKIQNDKEDYTIKVIRTENIDKRKNSNNLVELQVTSNLNKIKEDKSKIIINGEKIDGNIIPRNLGKIDVVVYI; this comes from the coding sequence TTGAAGAAAAATAATTCTTATGGATTAAGAAGGAATATTTTAAGAGAACTTAATCAAGGATTTTCTTGTATTGATGAAAATTTTAAGTACTTTAAAAAGTTATCCAAAGGTAGAAATAAAGTCCTCGGAGCAGCTGAGTGGCTTATTGATAATATATATTTAATTGAAAAAGAATATAAGGCAATTAAGAAGGAAATGCCTATTGATTATTTTAAATCATTACCTTCTATAACAGAATTTAATGATAATGCAGATCATAATAAATCTTATAGAATTAATAATTCATTTAAAAGTAAAAATTTTTATGAGGAAAGAGGGTATGAGAAGAAAGGTTACAATGAAGTTGAAAATGAACTTCCTCGTATTTTTGTAGTTGCAAAGATGTATGTAGATATGGGAGGAGACGTTGATTATGAGAGTTTTATTAAATATATTAATAAAATTCAAGAAGAGAATTTAGGTATAAGTGTAGACTCTAATAATGTAAGTAAGAAATTGTTTACCAGCATAGATAATAGTAGGAATAATTTGGATGGAACTCAAAATGCTATTGATATTATTAATAAAGATATGGCTTTTACAATGGGGGAACTTTGGGCTTTTCCACTTATGATTAAGGTAGCAATAATAATAAATTTATCACAATATACTAATGAGCTTGTTGATATTCAAAAGGAAATCTTACAGGGAAAAATTGTTGCTGATAGGGTTGTAGATGCTATAAGCAACAATAACCTTAATGAGGAACTTGAAAATATTAATGCTAAAGTTAGTCCGTTATTTTTAAGAGAATTTTTTAGGACTTTAAGGGATAATTCTATAGAAAATAAGAATATTTATGATTTTGTAAGGATTAAATGGGGAATCGATGAAGATCTTAATAATTATACTACTAGGAGTGACTTAAGAGAGGAATTTTTAGAAAGATATATTGGGAACTATATAACTTCAATTAGAAAAATTGAGAATATAAGTTGGAGAAATTTCTTTGAAAATACATCCTTAGTAGATAGGATTCTAAGAGAAGATCCAGTGGATGCTTATGGAAGTATGGATTTTGAATCTAAGGATTATTACAGGCATAAGCTTGAAAATATAGCCAGAATAACTAATGAAAATGAACTTAAAGTAGCACACAATGCATTACAACTTTCAATAAAAAACAAAAATGAGAACAAGGAATATTATAAGTGTCATGTTGGATATTATTTAATTGATAATGGTATAAGTGAATTGGATGGATACTATAATAATGTAAATCATGCAATTTCTGAAGGGGCATATTTAGCAATAAATATTTTGGGGACATTTCTTATAAGTGCACTTTTTCTATTTATAATTAGCTTGGGTGGGGTAAAGTATACTAAAGTTGAGTACCTAATTTTATTTTTAGTCAGTATAATCCCTATAAATGAAATTATAATTGGACTTACTAATTGGATTGTGAGTAAAACCGTACCGATTAGATTAGTACCTAAGATGGATTTTAGTGAAGGAATTCCAGATAATTGTAAGACGGTAGTAGTTATTCCTGCAATTGTAAATTGCAAAGAAAAGGTTAAATCTCTTATGGAAAAATTGGAAGTTGCTTATTGTGGAAATAAGGACAAAAACATTTATTTTGCATTACTTAGTGACTTCGCGGATTCAAATTTTCAGGTTGAAGAGAATGATAAGGAAATAATTAAATGTGGAATTGAATGTGCAAGAAAGTTAAATAATAAATATTCTAAAGATAAGTGGAAAAGTAATAACAATGAAGCAAGATTTTTCTTTTTTAGTAGAGAGAGAATTTATAATAAAAAGCAAAATGTTTTCATGGGTAGAGAAAGAAAACGTGGAAAGCTTATGGAATTTATGGCTCTTATCAGAGGAAAAACAGATCATACTTATAATGTTCTAAGTTCCGAAATAAAAATACTTAAGGATGTTAAATATTTAATTACTTTAGATGAAGATACATTTATGCCAAGGGAAAGCACTTTTAAACTTATAGGTGCTATGAGCCATATACTTAATGTACCTTATGTTAAGGATAATGAAGTTTTAAGAGGATATGGTGTTATGCAACCTAAGGTTAGCATAAGTTTAGAATCTAAAAATCAAACATATTTTTCAAATATTTTTGGAGGAGAAGGAGGCGTAGATGGTTATTCAGTAGCTTATTCTGATACATATCAAGATTTGTTTGGTCAAGGATCTTTTACAGGCAAGGGAATAATTAATATAGATGAATTTTATACTGTATTAAATACTTCAATAAAAGATGATAGAATTTTGAGTCATGATCTTTTAGAAGGAGCTCTTGCAAGATGTGCTTTAGTTAGTCAGGTGGAATTCATAGATGGGTATCCAGCTTTTTATGAGAGCAGTTGCAGAAGATTGCATAGATGGGTTAGGGGAGATTGGCAACTTATAGGTTGGTTATTTTCTAAAAAAATAAGTTCTCTTAACAAATGGAAAATATTTGATAATTTAAGAAGAAGCCTTTTAGCTCCTAATGTATTAATAGCATTGATTCTTTCTTTGACTATTTTAAATGGAAGAAGTCAGATTGCATTACTTTGCTTTTTGGCACTTATGAATTCTTTAGTATTTACGGTTACAGATTTCGTTGTCACCCCTAAAAATAAACTGATGGGAACATTTAAAAGTTTTCAGCAGATACTTTTAATATTTACATTTATTCCGTATCAAGCATTTTTAATGGTGGATGCAATAATAAGAACATTATTTAGATTATGCATATCTAAAAAAAATCTTTTAGAGTGGCAATCTTCTGATTCTGTGGAAAAAAAATATAGCAATACTTTTAAATCATATTTAAAAAGAATGTGGATTGCCCCAATAATGGGATTATTAGTATTATATTTATCTATTTATAATCCTATTGGGGTTATTGTTTATAGCGCAATCGTTGCTGCACTTTGGATAATAAGTCCATATGTAGCTTATTGTATAAGTAGAAAAATTTCTGAAAATAAAATGATTTTAGGTGATGAAGAAATTGTGTATTTAAGGAAAATATCAAGAAGAATATACGCCTACTATGAGGATTTTGTTAATAAAGAAAACAATTATTTAGCACCAGATAATTATCAAGAAAAACCTTTTAAGGGAATTGCGCATAGAACATCTCCAACTAATATAGGAATGGGGCTTGTTTCAAATGTAGTGGCTTATGATTTAGGATATATAACAATGATGGAGCTTATTGATAAAACAGAGATGATATTAAATAGCATGAAAGATCTACAAATGGTTAATGGACATTATCTAAATTGGTATGATACAAAAACTAAAGCTCCACTATGGCCGAGATATGTTTCGACTGTTGATAGCGGAAATCTTTTGGGTGATTTGTGGGTGGTGAAGCAAGCTATAGAAGAATTAAAGGATAAAAAAGTTATAAGAATAAATGAACTTATGTCATTAAAGGATATCTATAATATAATTGAAATAGATGAAACTTCAATTGAAACTATATTTGATTCTAATATTAATATTGGTGAGTATAAAGATGTTTTAAGCAAAATTTTGGTTCAACAAAGCCTTACTCAATGTGAGGAAGATAATGCTGATAATAAAAATAAAGCGTATTTACATGGAAAAAGCAACGAAGAGAGTGATTATTGGAGACATAAATTTTTTGAAGAGACTAATAGAAAACTTGAATATTATAATTACATATTTGATGGATTGGAAAAACTATACAGTGGAGAATTTTTTGAGGGAGTTCCAAGGCTTAGAGATTTAATTGATAATTGTGAAGACTATAAGAATGAATTGGGTGATAACTTTAATAATACAATAGAGAAAAAGATTAATAATTTTAAAATATATTATAGAAAAATAGATAATATAATAAAAGATATTAATATGATTTCAGAAAATATGGATTTTAGATTTCTTTATGATAAAACTAGACAATTATTCTTTATTGGTTATAACGTAGATGAAGATTCACTTGGAAATTCTTACTATGATTTATTGGCATCAGAATCAAGAATAGCATCATTTGTTGCTATAGCGAAGAATGATGTTACTATATCTCATTGGTTTAAATTAGGTAGATCTATGACAAATGCTTTTCACACTCATTCTCTTGTATCTTGGAGTGGGACTATGTTTGAATATTTTATGCCGTCCTTAATAATGAAGAATTATCCTAAAACTTTACTCAGCCAAACATATAAATCTGTAATAAAAGCTCAAAAAAGTTTTTCTAAGCAAAAGAAAACGCCTTGGGGAATATCAGAATGTGCATTTTATAAATTTGATGTAGATGAAAATTATCAATATAAAGCTTTTGGTATTCCAGGAATTGGATTAAAAAGAGGTCTTGAAGATGAAATTGTAATATCACCTTACTCAACATTGATGACATTACCATTTTCTAAAAATGATGGGGTTAAAAATCTTAGAAAATTAGAGGAAATAGGTTGTCTTGGAGTGTATGGGTTTATTGAAGCTATAGATTATACCAAGGCAAGAGAAGATAAATATGTGATAAAAAATGTACTGGACACCAATAATCAGGATAGTCATTTAATTGGTAGTGATAAAAAAACTTTAAACGATGAATCAATAGTTGAAAGTGTATATAATGATGGGATAAAGCCTAATAGAATTATGACTTATATGGTACATCATTTGGGAATGTCTTTGATGGCTCTTGATAATGTACTTCTTAATGATATTTTAGTTAATAGATTTCATAGTTTACCGGAAGTTAAGGCAACAGAGCTTTTATTAAAAGAAAAGATTCCTCATAATGTAACCTTTGAACGAAATGAAGACTTTTCTATAAAGAATGAGTATTTTGAAGGAGAAAACTTGATTCCAAGGAAATTTAAAGGAACAAATCAAGAGAATCCTGAAGTTTTATTGTTATCTAATGGTGAATATTCTTCAATGATAACTGTAGCTGGAAGTGGTTATTCTAAGAAGAATGATATGATGCTTTATAGATGGAAAGGAAATACTACAAGTGATGATAGTGGTATGTTCTTTTATATAAAAAACTTAAATTCTAATGATTATTGGAGTTCAACTTTTGAGCCATGCAAGAATTATGGAGAGAAATATGTTACTGAATTTAATTTAGATAAGGCTAAGTTTAATAGAAAGGATGGAAATATTGAAACTCAAATGGAAGTTGTTGTTTCTCCAGATGAGGATTTTGAAGTTAGAAAAATAACTTTAAATAATCTAAGTGATAAGGGAAGAAGCCTGGAAATAACAAGTTATATGGAAGTTACATTGACTACGTTTAGTGCTGATGCAGTACATCAAGCTTTCTCTAATTTGTTTGTTCAAACAGAATATGATAATAATGAAAATGTACTTATAGGAAGTAGAAGAGGCAGAGCTAAAGGAACAAAAATTCCGTACATATTTCATAAAGTTATAGTAAATGGAGAATTAGAAGGAAGCATAAGTTATGAAACTTCTAGAATTAATTTTATAGGAAGAAATAGAGAACTTAAATTTCCTTTAGCTATGGATAATGACAAATCATTAGAGAATACTGTTGGAACAGTTTTAGATCCAATAATGAGTATTAGAGCTAGGATAAGATTAGAAGGAAATTCAAAAAAAGAGATTTATTTTATAACAGGAACAACAGACTCTAGAGAATCTGCTATTGATATATGTAAACAAAATAAAGAAGTAGTTAATTTGGAGAAGGCTTTTGAAGGCTATAGTATAAGAACACAGCTTGAACTTAAGAATTTAGGTATAAGAAGTGCTCAAGCAAATATATTCCAAAGCTTAGCTTCATACATATTCTTTTTGCACAGTGGCAGAAAAGATAGGGAAGAATATATAAAAAATATTTCAAAGTATCAAAAAGATTTATGGTCTTATGGAATTTCAGGTGATTTACCTATTGTATTTTTAACTATTGAAAATATAGATGATATTAATTTAGTAAGTAATATGTTGAATTTACATTATTATCTTAAACTTAAAGGGGTAAAATTAGATTTAATTATATACAATAATGAAGAGATTTCTTATGATGAACCACTCCAAAAGAATATAATGCAATTAATAAATACATCAAATGAAGGCAATTCTTTAAATATATTAGGAGGAATATTTGTTCACAATAAAGCTACTATGGATGAAAAGGTTAAAGATTTAATCACCGGAATTGCTAGGTTATATATTGATTCAAAGAAGGGGTCAATTTTAGAACAAATTGCGAAAATTGAAGAACTTAAAGTCAATAGTATTAATGAATTTTCAAGATATAAGGAATCTGTTAATGAAGAAAGTTATAAACGTAATAACAATAACATATTAGATGATAATCATAAAGAAAACTCTATGTCACAATGTAAGAATGATTTATTAGAAAAAAGATCTAACAAGATAGAAACTAAGAATTTAGAAGAGGAAGCTAAGTCTATAAATATCAACTATAAATTAGAGGTTGCAGATGAAGTAATACCAAATTTAGATGATAATACAACAGAATATAAAGAATATGATCATGATATAGACTTTTTAGAAGAACAGGATTTAATTAATGGAGTAAAGATATCAGGAATAAAAGATGGTATAGGAAAGTCCGTAAATAAGGAAGACTTAAATATAGAGAAATTTGATGAATATTTTAATATGAACGATTTAGATTTCTTTAATGGATATGGTGGTTTTAGTAAACTTGATAATAGTTATTTGATAAAATTATCTAATTTAAAAAATACTCCAGCACCGTGGATTAATGTTATCTCTAATGATGATTTTGGATTTCATATATCTGAGAGTGGTTCGTCTTATACATGGTGTGGAAATTCTAGAGAAAATAAGATAACACCTTGGAGTAATGATTATATTAGGGATCCATTAGGAGAAGCACTCTATATTAGAGATGATCATTCTTATAATTATTTTTCCATAACACCAAAACCAGTTAGAGATTCAGGAGATTACTTTATAAAACATAGTTTTGGATATTCTGAATTTAGTCATACTGCTTATGATTTAAAAGGAAAATTAGAAGTATTTGCGCCTAAAAAAGAGAAGATAAAAATTCAGAAAGTAACTTTAGAAAATCTAAGTGAAAATGATAGAGAAATTTCGTTGTTTTATTATGCAAAGCTTGTAATGGGTGTTTATGAGTATGATAGTGCTAGATATGTTTCAACATATATTCATGGAGAATTTGAAAAAAATAGTAATATAAATATAAAACGTGAGGAATCTAATAGTGATAGCTATGTATATCATAATGGATTCATTAGAGGATGCAATCCTTATAGTGAGTATTTTGGAAAATTTAATTCTTATTTGACTATTTTAGGAGGAGAAAACTTAAGTTTTACTGGGGATAGTAAAGAATTTATAGGCACTAATGGAGAAGTTTCTTCACCAAAAGCCTTAGATAATGAAAATTTATCAAATCGATGTGGAGGAATTTATGATCCTTGTTTAGCAGTTACTACAAAGATTAAACTTAAAAAAGGTGAAAAGAAAGAGCTTTTAATTTTATTTGGTGAGGAAGAAAAAGAGAACATAGAAAAAGTTATTGAAAAGTATGAAGTTAAAGGAAATGCAGATATAGAATTAGAAAAGGTTAAAGAATATTGGAAAAATTTCCTAGGAAATATACAGGTTAAAACTCCAGATAAATCTTTTAATTACCTTTTAAATGGATGGCTTTTATATCAAACTTTAAGTTGTAGATATTTAAGCAGAAGTGCATTTTATCAAAGTGGTGGAGCATATGGATTTAGAGACCAACTTCAAGATTCTATGGCACTTGGAGTTGTTGATCCAGAAATACCAAAGGCTCAAATACTACGTAGTGCTTCAAGGCAGTATGTAGAAGGGGATGTACAACATTGGTGGCATCCAGTTGTAAATTCAGGTATAAGGACTAGATTTAGTGATGATTTATTATGGCTTCCTTATGTTACTGCTGAATATATTAATTCAACTGGAGATTATGAAATTTTACAAGAAACTGCACCTTATCTTGAAGATGAGCCTTTAAGAGATGGTGAAGATGAGAGATATACAATAGTCAACCAATCTTCAAAGGAAGGAACAATATATGAACACTGCTTAAGAGCTATAGAAAAAGCTCTTAAGTTTGGAATACATAATATTCCATTGATGGGTAGCGGTGATTGGAATGATGGTATGAGCACTGTTGGGAATAACGGAAAAGGAGAAAGTGTATGGCTTGGTTGGTTCTTGTACTCTATTTTAGAAAGCTTCATTAAAATTGCACAGATTAAAGAGGACGAAGAAACTAAAGCTTATTATGAAGAGCGAAAAGAATTTATAAAAGATAACTTAGAGAAAAATGCTTGGGATGGTGGTTGGTATAGGAGAGCATATTTTGATGATGGTACTCCACTTGGAAGCCGTGAAAATCCTGAATGTCAAATTGATTCTTTAGCACAAAGTTGGGCCATAATTTCAGGCGCTACGAAAATTAAATCTGATAGTGAATTAAATATAGGTGAAGCGAATTATAATTCTAATAAAGATTATGTAGGCACAGCGGAACAGTATAGTAAAAGATCATTTGAAGCAATGGAAGCAGTTGATAAAAATCTAGTGAAAAAAGATAAGGGATTGATACTTTTATTAGCACCACCATTTAGCGATTCATACCTTGAACCAGGTTATATAAAAGGATATGTGCCAGGAGTAAGAGAAAATGGAGGCCAATACACTCATGCAGCGGCTTGGGTGATATTAGCTTTAACTAAGCTTGGACTAGGCGATAAAGCCATAAAATACTACAATATGATCAATCCAATAAATCATACAAAGACAGAGCTCGAATGTAGTATCTACAAGTTAGAACCTTATGTAATGGCTGCAGATGTGTACATAAAAGAGCCACATGGAGGAAGAGGCGGCTGGAGCTGGTATACAGGAGCTTCAGGATGGATGTACAGAGTTGGCATTGAAGATATTCTAGGTCTAAAAAGGGTTGAAGATAAAGGTTACAAGATAAATCCATGTATACCAAAGCTATGGAATGAATTTGAAATAAAAATTCAAAATGATAAGGAAGATTACACTATAAAAGTAATAAGAACTGAGAATATAGATAAGAGAAAAAACTCAAATAATTTAGTTGAGTTACAAGTTACAAGTAATTTAAATAAAATTAAAGAGGATAAGTCTAAAATAATTATAAATGGAGAAAAGATTGATGGAAACATAATACCAAGAAATTTAGGTAAGATAGATGTAGTTGTATACATATAA
- a CDS encoding LysR family transcriptional regulator, with product MNLQQLEYFIAIAKTKNFTTAANILSVTQPAISKSISKLEKELETPLFERDGRNIKLNKFGEVFLKYAELAIFNIDKGIEELKGMQMSNEKNISISSTECIGATFIPFVLSDFLHIKSNVKFEFHNSYREEILIDLKYGKIDFGFFDDIEDIEEYSDIEVILVKKDKYVLIVPKGHHLSNKTEVSLKDLKDELFVVFNKGCDNKKISYSEFIDYTPKISVQPSEASMLGTLVAAGAGITIVPNTHIFNTNKISILNIKEDIGYKTIYMGWNKKSFESKIIKEFRDYIIDSYLE from the coding sequence ATGAATCTACAACAATTAGAGTATTTTATTGCAATAGCAAAAACTAAAAATTTTACAACAGCTGCAAACATATTATCAGTAACTCAGCCTGCAATTAGTAAATCCATATCAAAACTAGAAAAAGAATTAGAAACCCCTTTATTTGAAAGAGATGGACGTAATATTAAACTTAATAAGTTTGGAGAAGTGTTTTTAAAATATGCTGAATTAGCAATATTTAATATAGACAAAGGGATTGAAGAATTAAAAGGTATGCAAATGAGTAATGAAAAAAATATTTCAATTTCATCTACTGAATGTATAGGAGCAACTTTTATACCATTTGTACTTAGTGATTTTTTACATATAAAATCTAATGTTAAGTTTGAATTTCATAATAGCTATCGAGAAGAAATTTTAATTGATTTAAAATATGGGAAAATAGATTTTGGTTTCTTTGATGATATTGAAGACATTGAAGAGTATTCAGATATTGAAGTTATATTAGTAAAAAAAGATAAGTATGTTTTAATTGTTCCCAAAGGTCATCATCTTTCTAATAAAACAGAAGTTTCACTAAAGGACCTAAAGGATGAATTATTTGTTGTATTTAATAAAGGCTGCGATAATAAAAAAATATCTTATTCTGAGTTTATAGATTATACTCCTAAAATATCAGTGCAACCTAGTGAAGCCAGTATGCTAGGTACTTTGGTGGCAGCTGGAGCAGGGATAACAATAGTTCCTAACACTCATATATTTAATACAAACAAAATTTCTATATTAAATATAAAAGAAGATATAGGATATAAGACTATATATATGGGATGGAATAAAAAGAGTTTTGAATCTAAAATAATAAAAGAATTTAGAGATTACATAATAGATAGTTATTTGGAGTAG
- a CDS encoding nitroreductase family protein, protein MFEVNKEKCISCKQCINDCPVSDILLIDGKANIKNESCIKCGHCIAICPTKAVSTDDYNMDEVKEYNKSEFSIESDNLLNFIKFRRSVRKFKDIKVEKEKIRKIIEAGRFTQTATNSQDVSYIVVNEKLNELRDLAYESLKVKGEYILANLTPETEYLKRYANLWIKMYNSYKEDPLKNDKLFFNAPTVIIVTANNEINGGLASSNMDLMVNALGLGTFYSGFLQIAAKDNDNIINLLGIENNKNIVTCMIIGYPDVKYKRTVPRKGALINWI, encoded by the coding sequence ATGTTTGAAGTAAATAAAGAAAAATGTATATCATGTAAACAATGTATAAATGATTGTCCGGTAAGTGATATATTATTAATTGACGGTAAGGCTAATATTAAAAATGAATCTTGTATTAAATGTGGTCATTGTATTGCCATATGTCCTACTAAAGCAGTTTCTACAGACGACTATAATATGGATGAAGTAAAGGAATATAATAAATCCGAATTTTCCATAGAGTCTGATAATTTATTAAACTTTATTAAATTTCGAAGAAGTGTTAGAAAGTTTAAAGATATAAAAGTTGAAAAAGAAAAGATAAGAAAAATTATAGAGGCAGGTAGATTTACTCAAACTGCAACTAACAGTCAAGATGTTTCTTACATTGTAGTAAATGAAAAACTAAATGAATTAAGAGATTTAGCTTATGAATCGCTAAAAGTTAAAGGTGAGTATATACTTGCTAACTTAACTCCAGAAACAGAATATCTTAAACGATACGCTAATTTATGGATTAAAATGTACAATTCTTATAAAGAAGACCCTCTAAAAAATGATAAATTATTTTTTAATGCTCCTACAGTTATAATAGTTACTGCTAATAATGAAATTAACGGTGGATTAGCTTCTAGCAATATGGATCTTATGGTTAATGCCTTAGGACTTGGTACTTTCTATAGTGGTTTTTTACAAATCGCTGCAAAGGATAATGATAATATTATTAACCTTCTTGGAATAGAAAATAATAAAAATATTGTTACATGTATGATAATCGGATATCCAGATGTTAAATATAAAAGAACAGTTCCAAGAAAAGGTGCATTGATTAATTGGATATAA